GATTAAAATCTACAACACCCTGACGAGGCAGAAGGAGGAGTTCAAGCCTTTGAGAGACGGCGAGGTCAGGATGTACGTCTGCGGGCCAACCGTTTACGATTACACCCACATCGGCCACGCGAGGACTTACATAGCCTTCGACGTGATAAGGCGCTACCTCGAGCACAAGGGTTACACTGTTTTGATGGTCATGAACTTCACAGACATAGACGACAAGATAATCAAGCGCGCGAATGAGACGGGCGAAGACCCGAAGGAGCTGGCCGAGAAGTTTCTGAGGTACTTCCTCGAGGACATGAAGGCTTTGAAAGTCAAACCTGCCGACATCTACCCACGCGTCACCGAGCACATCCAGGACATCATAGACTTCATAAGGAAGCTCGAGGAGAAGGGCTACGCCTACGAGGGAAGCGATGGGGTTTACTTTGAGGTCAAGAAGTTCAAGGACTACGGAAAGCTCAGCAAGATAAAGCTGGAAGACCTAGTTAAGGGCGCGCGCGTTGAGCCTGGAGAGGGCAAGAAGAACCCGGAAGACTTCGCCCTCTGGAAGAAGGCCAAACCAGGAGAGCCCAAGTGGGAAAGCCCGTGGGGCGAGGGAAGGCCCGGCTGGCACATCGAGTGCTCCACGATGAGCACGAAGTACCTCGGAGAGAGCTTCGACATCCACGGCGGCGGAAGCGACCTGATCTTCCCGCACCACGAGAACGAGATAGCCCAGACCGAAGCGTGCACCGGCCACGAGTGGGTCAAGTACTGGATGCACACCGGCTTCCTCATGGTAAACGGCGAGAAGATGAGCAAGAGCCTCGGCAACTTCGTGACGATCAGGGAAGCGCTCCAGCGCTACGACCCGGAGGTGATAAGGCTCTTCGTCCTGCAGAGGCACTACCGCTCGCCCCTGGACTACACGGAGGAGGGCCTTGAGCACGCCAAGAACAACCTTGAGCGGCTCTACAACACGCTTGAGAACATCCGCGTGGCAATGGAGAGGGCGGAGATAGCCTTCAAGTGGGATAAAGAGGAGTTTAAGGCCTACGAGGCTATAAGAGAGGGA
The genomic region above belongs to Thermococcus stetteri and contains:
- the cysS gene encoding cysteine--tRNA ligase, whose protein sequence is MGIKIYNTLTRQKEEFKPLRDGEVRMYVCGPTVYDYTHIGHARTYIAFDVIRRYLEHKGYTVLMVMNFTDIDDKIIKRANETGEDPKELAEKFLRYFLEDMKALKVKPADIYPRVTEHIQDIIDFIRKLEEKGYAYEGSDGVYFEVKKFKDYGKLSKIKLEDLVKGARVEPGEGKKNPEDFALWKKAKPGEPKWESPWGEGRPGWHIECSTMSTKYLGESFDIHGGGSDLIFPHHENEIAQTEACTGHEWVKYWMHTGFLMVNGEKMSKSLGNFVTIREALQRYDPEVIRLFVLQRHYRSPLDYTEEGLEHAKNNLERLYNTLENIRVAMERAEIAFKWDKEEFKAYEAIREGRKKFYDAMDDDFNTAEALKAVFEVSNAVNRYLTQVEKPKESILRKAWEFFKVVSEVFGIFEDYFREQKAGEEEALIKLLIDVRAQLRKERKFDLADKIRAELRNLGIQLEDTPQGTVWKRIKV